One window from the genome of Diorhabda sublineata isolate icDioSubl1.1 chromosome 10, icDioSubl1.1, whole genome shotgun sequence encodes:
- the LOC130449913 gene encoding BRISC complex subunit FAM175B-like, whose translation MCTPILVSLSAPAFSYLLYENAKCTFQQEGFLLGEIIRKETKIITDNDQHQINVSKTIKINSVMPCPQNHYFYNATGKINKDKIKDFLGNQFSEVVAWYKYQKIPDSKLSFRDKIIHRQLLELFDTSPELFSCCLLTHEVSWNGATQSFSQSFVRCNGIGCDKLPVSIPNLSEQNNMYKSSEPASTTFNKILSDLKIDNKNTQGLVIINKIQNALQKHIETLVKDLSESEKYLYELEKEVRQLEMYKKEKEKITEYLFGDSINTNQRTTPVSNNNQQENKTNPIDTTSDENSPEIVRTPINKKTIRGRGKGKGKIDSKELRKNSKTEEYGVV comes from the exons ATGTGCACACCAATATTGGTATCATTATCGGCTCCAGCATTTTCATATCTACTTTATGAAAATGCAAAATGCACTTTTCAACAG GAAGGATTTTTATTAGgagaaataattagaaaagaaaccaaaataataacGGATAATGATCAACACCAAATCAACGTAAGCAAAACGATAAAAATCAATTCAGTAATGCCTTGTCctcaaaatcattatttttacaatGCCACTGGTAAAATCaacaaagataaaattaaagattttttgGGTAATCAATTTAGTGAAGTTGTGGCTTGGTACAAGTATCAAAAAATCCCAGATTCAAAATTGAGCTTCAGGGATAAGATAATACATAGGCAACTTTTGGAACTGTTTGACACAAGTCCAGAACTCTTCAGTTGTTGCTTATTAACTCACGAAGTATCATGGAACGGTGCAACACAAAGTTTTTCACAAAGTTTTGTAAGATGCAATGGCATTGGATGTGATAAACTACCTGTAAGTATACCGAATCTGAGTGAACAGAACAATATGTACAAGAGCTCTGAACCTGCCTCCACTACATTTAATAAGATTCTTTCGGActtgaaaattgataataaaaatacacaagGACtggttataataaataaaatccaaaatgcTCTGCAAAAGCATATAGAGACATTGGTAAAAGACCTTTCAGAGTCAGAGAAGTACCTTTATGAATTAGAAAAAGAAGTTAGACAGTtggaaatgtataaaaaa GAAAAAGAGAAGATTacagaatatttatttggtGATTCAATAAATACTAATCAAAGAACAACTCCAGTATCCAACAATAATCAACAAGAAAACAAAACTAATCCAATCGATACTACTTCAGATGAGAATTCTCCAGAAATAGTACGAACAccgattaacaaaaaaactatcaGAGGGAgagggaaagggaaagggaaaaTAGACTCCAAAGAATTGAGGAAAAATTCCAAGACTGAAGAATATGGCGTTgtgtaa
- the LOC130449909 gene encoding protein FAM91A1 isoform X2, producing MNAEIEENIRKKVPWSQLPSHIKQILSNSIKEYDRCVVNFSIKNQLRYRGNLVRHVFKDEKRYYERIVTYSRERLMLFPYHLADMIVKGLRITPFNYYISVVERLMQAEKSYDTLPNFTAADCLRLLGIGRNEYIDLMNKSRSNKGRLFGRKNVRVLLPMVPCDIYIQPWWRVEVGLVLEEDIKMVNEEELHTIDKLIDLGSQNAGDLPFSIVMSLYKKGLIYLDVPITAADMVQVPPLQGFVMNRILGDYFETLLYKIFVSIDEHTTVGELAGVLQVDTELVKQAVSLYCRLKFAHKLNVDPEQERIRWHPSWSNIPNPDSKNMDITPLTLNLNKVSPLNTSSDIQSPQSDLPESPANSSLPRKGQRVAFLFDSTLTAYLMMGNLSPGLKKHAVTMFEVGKLCDESLDSFLAELEKVSVLDADGEGEARRFFDHAVILRSTVMALRKLPSPGLDLVRLESLHSLDEATCLRLLQKKYKLLVSMAPLSREVRPITSLMPPHLGPAVPEVNTLWFKLFLYHLTGYGPPSLLLTKGTILNQLPRMFLGFSRLLIHSWLHEPAVIPVANILYVNATLQFSPVLIQAYGVHQPAQTYIIPFPFKPLTPTKDNDKKIKEQPTDLALRNHRAVKFLQEMVNLEHNCGYLTFANIGVMDFGCPNREMQVRLGRSSRSTGSGFSKASRLKMENNNQPLSISNENFAFSSEKTPEKLKENESKLQSPVESHFAVTPASNASRSSSPANGFTSQEGSNLLQEELDQLAVNEKIRDKGNISLEVALKNSLSIDGLTSPTDENINMFSLDHKVDVKSEEKTEENTTKKEIVEEQNPSEDWTLLDCHFGVPLFDVNANTKICDTIVYGGLAEPSSLENLVESSRKLGSALLDFISQCQYYPGENMEILKRGRLVPLPRHNLVFDNGRVSEWPGK from the exons ATGAATgcagaaattgaagaaaatattcgGAAAAAAGTTCCTTGGTCCCAACTTCCATCACATATCAAACAG ATATTAAGCAATTCTATCAAAGAATATGATAGATGTGTGGTAAATTTCAGTATTAAAAATCAACTGCGTTATCGCGGAAATTTAG TGCGACATGTTTTTAAAGATGAAAAAAGATACTACGAGAGGATTGTTACTTACAGTAGGGAACGTCTCATGTTATTTCCATATCATTTGGCTGATATGATAGTCAAAGGATTGAGAATTACtcctttcaattattatatatcagTTGTTGAACGGCTGATGCAGGCTGAAAAAAGTTATGATACATTACCAAATTTCACTGCTGCAGACT gtttGAGGCTATTAGGTATAGGTAGAAATGAGTACATCGATCTTATGAATAAAAGTAGGTCAAATAAAGGTAGATTATTCGGAAGAAAAAATGTGAGGGTACTTTTACCAATGGTACCATGTGATATTTACATACAACCGTGGTGGAGAGTTGAAGTCGGATTAGTACTAGAAGAAGATATCAAA ATGGTGAATGAAGAAGAATTACATACAATAGATAAACTAATTGATTTAGGGTCGCAAAATGCGGGAGATTTGCCATTTTCGATAGTTATGAGTTTGTATAA GAAAGGTCTAATTTACTTAGATGTGCCAATAACTGCTGCCGATATGGTACAAGTACCTCCTTTACAAGGTTTTGTGATGAATAGAATTCTtggagattattttgaaacacttctttataaaatatttgtatcaatCGATGAACATACCACAGTTGGAGAG ctgGCAGGTGTATTACAAGTTGATACAGAATTAGTTAAGCAGGCTGTCTCTTTATACTGTCGACTAAAATTTGCACATAAATTGAACGTTGATCCAGAACAGGAAAGAATCCGATGGCATCCGTCATGGTCTAATATTCCAAATCCAGATTCTAA aaacaTGGATATAACTCCTCTTACACTGAATCTAAACAAAGTTTCCCCGCTAAATACATCTTCCGACATTCAATCGCCGCAATCAGATCTTCCAGAAAGTCCTGCGAATAGTAGTTTACCAAGAAAGGGACAGAGGGTggcatttttgtttgattccaCCCTAACGGCCTATCTTATGATGGGAAACCTTTCGCCAGGATTAAAAAAACATGCCGTGACTATGTTCGAGGTTGGTAAATTGTGTGATGAAAGTTTGGATAGTTTCTTGGCTGAACTTGAGAAGGTTTCTGTTCTTGATGCTGACGGAGAAg GTGAAGCAAGAAGATTTTTTGATCATGCCGTCATATTACGTTCTACTGTCATGGCTTTGAGAAAGCTACCTAGTCCAGGTTTAGATTTGGTTAGGTTGGAAAGTTTACATTCCTTAGATGAAGCTACATGTTTAAGACtgttacagaaaaaatataa gttattgGTATCAATGGCACCACTAAGTAGAGAAGTTAGGCCTATAACTAGCCTTATGCCACCACATTTGGGACCAGCGGTACCTGAAGTTAATACACTTTGGTTCAAACTATTTTTGTACCATTTGACTGGATATGGACCTCCATCATTACTTCTCACAAAAG gaacaattttaaatcaacttCCCCGCATGTTCCTCGGTTTTAGTAGACTTTTGATACATTCGTGGCTTCATGAACCCGCCGTCATTCCAGTGGCCAATATTCTCTATGTGAACGCCACCCTTCAATTCAGTCCGGTTCTAATTCAAGCGTATGGAGTTCATCAACCCGCCCAAACTTACATAATTCCATTCCCATTCAAACCGTTAACTCCAACTAaggataatgataaaaaaatcaaggagCAACCTACTGATTTAGCATTAAGGAATCACAGAGCTGTCAAGTTCTTGCAAGAAATGGTCAATCTGGAACATAATTGCGGGTATTTAACGTTTGCTAATATTGGAGTAATGGATTTTGGATGTCCGAATAGAGAAATGCAAGTTAGGTTAGGGAGGAGCAGCAGAAGTACCGGATCTG GATTCTCTAAAGCTTCACgactaaaaatggaaaataacaatCAGCCATTATCAATATCTAACGAAAATTTTGCCTTCAGTTCGGAAAAAACtccagaaaaattaaaagaaaacgaATCTAAACTCCAATCTCCAGTGGAAAGTCATTTTGCAGTCACTCCAGCTTCGAATGCAAGTCGATCATCTTCGCCAGCAAATGGTTTTACAAGCCAGGAAGGATCTAATCTGTTGCAGGAAGAATTAGATCAATTGGctgttaatgaaaaaattagagaTAAAGGGAATATATCCTTAGAAGTGGCCTTAAAAAATAGCCTCTCCATTGATGGTTTGACTAGTCCTACTGATGAGAATATCAACATGTTTTCTCTAGACCATAAAGTTGATGTAAAAAGCgaagaaaaaactgaagaaaacacaactaaaaaagaaattgtgGAAGAACAGAATCCTTCAGAA GATTGGACCTTACTTGATTGCCATTTTGGAGTACCCCTGTTCGATGTCAATGCCAACACAAAAATCTGTGATACCATAGTGTATGGGGGTCTAGCTGAACCTTCCag CCTGGAAAATTTAGTTGAATCAAGTCGAAAACTAGGATCTGCTTTATTGGATTTTATCTCTCAGTGTCAA TATTACCCTggagaaaatatggaaattttaaaacGTGGTCGTCTTGTACCTTTACCCAGACACAATCTAGTTTTCGACAATGGTAGAGTCAGCGAATGGCCTGGGAAATGA
- the LOC130449909 gene encoding protein FAM91A1 isoform X1: MNAEIEENIRKKVPWSQLPSHIKQILSNSIKEYDRCVVNFSIKNQLRYRGNLVRHVFKDEKRYYERIVTYSRERLMLFPYHLADMIVKGLRITPFNYYISVVERLMQAEKSYDTLPNFTAADCLRLLGIGRNEYIDLMNKSRSNKGRLFGRKNVRVLLPMVPCDIYIQPWWRVEVGLVLEEDIKMVNEEELHTIDKLIDLGSQNAGDLPFSIVMSLYKKGLIYLDVPITAADMVQVPPLQGFVMNRILGDYFETLLYKIFVSIDEHTTVGELAGVLQVDTELVKQAVSLYCRLKFAHKLNVDPEQERIRWHPSWSNIPNPDSKNMDITPLTLNLNKVSPLNTSSDIQSPQSDLPESPANSSLPRKGQRVAFLFDSTLTAYLMMGNLSPGLKKHAVTMFEVGKLCDESLDSFLAELEKVSVLDADGEGEARRFFDHAVILRSTVMALRKLPSPGLDLVRLESLHSLDEATCLRLLQKKYKLLVSMAPLSREVRPITSLMPPHLGPAVPEVNTLWFKLFLYHLTGYGPPSLLLTKGTILNQLPRMFLGFSRLLIHSWLHEPAVIPVANILYVNATLQFSPVLIQAYGVHQPAQTYIIPFPFKPLTPTKDNDKKIKEQPTDLALRNHRAVKFLQEMVNLEHNCGYLTFANIGVMDFGCPNREMQVRLGRSSRSTGSGFSKASRLKMENNNQPLSISNENFAFSSEKTPEKLKENESKLQSPVESHFAVTPASNASRSSSPANGFTSQEGSNLLQEELDQLAVNEKIRDKGNISLEVALKNSLSIDGLTSPTDENINMFSLDHKVDVKSEEKTEENTTKKEIVEEQNPSEHIFLQDWTLLDCHFGVPLFDVNANTKICDTIVYGGLAEPSSLENLVESSRKLGSALLDFISQCQYYPGENMEILKRGRLVPLPRHNLVFDNGRVSEWPGK; this comes from the exons ATGAATgcagaaattgaagaaaatattcgGAAAAAAGTTCCTTGGTCCCAACTTCCATCACATATCAAACAG ATATTAAGCAATTCTATCAAAGAATATGATAGATGTGTGGTAAATTTCAGTATTAAAAATCAACTGCGTTATCGCGGAAATTTAG TGCGACATGTTTTTAAAGATGAAAAAAGATACTACGAGAGGATTGTTACTTACAGTAGGGAACGTCTCATGTTATTTCCATATCATTTGGCTGATATGATAGTCAAAGGATTGAGAATTACtcctttcaattattatatatcagTTGTTGAACGGCTGATGCAGGCTGAAAAAAGTTATGATACATTACCAAATTTCACTGCTGCAGACT gtttGAGGCTATTAGGTATAGGTAGAAATGAGTACATCGATCTTATGAATAAAAGTAGGTCAAATAAAGGTAGATTATTCGGAAGAAAAAATGTGAGGGTACTTTTACCAATGGTACCATGTGATATTTACATACAACCGTGGTGGAGAGTTGAAGTCGGATTAGTACTAGAAGAAGATATCAAA ATGGTGAATGAAGAAGAATTACATACAATAGATAAACTAATTGATTTAGGGTCGCAAAATGCGGGAGATTTGCCATTTTCGATAGTTATGAGTTTGTATAA GAAAGGTCTAATTTACTTAGATGTGCCAATAACTGCTGCCGATATGGTACAAGTACCTCCTTTACAAGGTTTTGTGATGAATAGAATTCTtggagattattttgaaacacttctttataaaatatttgtatcaatCGATGAACATACCACAGTTGGAGAG ctgGCAGGTGTATTACAAGTTGATACAGAATTAGTTAAGCAGGCTGTCTCTTTATACTGTCGACTAAAATTTGCACATAAATTGAACGTTGATCCAGAACAGGAAAGAATCCGATGGCATCCGTCATGGTCTAATATTCCAAATCCAGATTCTAA aaacaTGGATATAACTCCTCTTACACTGAATCTAAACAAAGTTTCCCCGCTAAATACATCTTCCGACATTCAATCGCCGCAATCAGATCTTCCAGAAAGTCCTGCGAATAGTAGTTTACCAAGAAAGGGACAGAGGGTggcatttttgtttgattccaCCCTAACGGCCTATCTTATGATGGGAAACCTTTCGCCAGGATTAAAAAAACATGCCGTGACTATGTTCGAGGTTGGTAAATTGTGTGATGAAAGTTTGGATAGTTTCTTGGCTGAACTTGAGAAGGTTTCTGTTCTTGATGCTGACGGAGAAg GTGAAGCAAGAAGATTTTTTGATCATGCCGTCATATTACGTTCTACTGTCATGGCTTTGAGAAAGCTACCTAGTCCAGGTTTAGATTTGGTTAGGTTGGAAAGTTTACATTCCTTAGATGAAGCTACATGTTTAAGACtgttacagaaaaaatataa gttattgGTATCAATGGCACCACTAAGTAGAGAAGTTAGGCCTATAACTAGCCTTATGCCACCACATTTGGGACCAGCGGTACCTGAAGTTAATACACTTTGGTTCAAACTATTTTTGTACCATTTGACTGGATATGGACCTCCATCATTACTTCTCACAAAAG gaacaattttaaatcaacttCCCCGCATGTTCCTCGGTTTTAGTAGACTTTTGATACATTCGTGGCTTCATGAACCCGCCGTCATTCCAGTGGCCAATATTCTCTATGTGAACGCCACCCTTCAATTCAGTCCGGTTCTAATTCAAGCGTATGGAGTTCATCAACCCGCCCAAACTTACATAATTCCATTCCCATTCAAACCGTTAACTCCAACTAaggataatgataaaaaaatcaaggagCAACCTACTGATTTAGCATTAAGGAATCACAGAGCTGTCAAGTTCTTGCAAGAAATGGTCAATCTGGAACATAATTGCGGGTATTTAACGTTTGCTAATATTGGAGTAATGGATTTTGGATGTCCGAATAGAGAAATGCAAGTTAGGTTAGGGAGGAGCAGCAGAAGTACCGGATCTG GATTCTCTAAAGCTTCACgactaaaaatggaaaataacaatCAGCCATTATCAATATCTAACGAAAATTTTGCCTTCAGTTCGGAAAAAACtccagaaaaattaaaagaaaacgaATCTAAACTCCAATCTCCAGTGGAAAGTCATTTTGCAGTCACTCCAGCTTCGAATGCAAGTCGATCATCTTCGCCAGCAAATGGTTTTACAAGCCAGGAAGGATCTAATCTGTTGCAGGAAGAATTAGATCAATTGGctgttaatgaaaaaattagagaTAAAGGGAATATATCCTTAGAAGTGGCCTTAAAAAATAGCCTCTCCATTGATGGTTTGACTAGTCCTACTGATGAGAATATCAACATGTTTTCTCTAGACCATAAAGTTGATGTAAAAAGCgaagaaaaaactgaagaaaacacaactaaaaaagaaattgtgGAAGAACAGAATCCTTCAGAA CATATTTTTTTGCAGGATTGGACCTTACTTGATTGCCATTTTGGAGTACCCCTGTTCGATGTCAATGCCAACACAAAAATCTGTGATACCATAGTGTATGGGGGTCTAGCTGAACCTTCCag CCTGGAAAATTTAGTTGAATCAAGTCGAAAACTAGGATCTGCTTTATTGGATTTTATCTCTCAGTGTCAA TATTACCCTggagaaaatatggaaattttaaaacGTGGTCGTCTTGTACCTTTACCCAGACACAATCTAGTTTTCGACAATGGTAGAGTCAGCGAATGGCCTGGGAAATGA